A region from the Mercenaria mercenaria strain notata unplaced genomic scaffold, MADL_Memer_1 contig_1181, whole genome shotgun sequence genome encodes:
- the LOC128551503 gene encoding uncharacterized protein LOC128551503: DSDAILPGDNDVILPGDSDVILPLSGKRKRTSVNTVCETASMENIPIMDKPVADVLSEVHESSTEYYLRNVTVDCYSDNNGKRVYAKSVYCMFCKNALQSKLKPHLEACHSDEKEVKEFRCLPLHSVERKMALKKILNEGNFLHNCEVLKAGKGTMIVSRRPNVKTGKVDASKFLPCEYCLAFLEEKWLWLHAKSCYFRPGNVVTEKNYKRNSKMIIEPFILRSHEEEEEIDSLISKMKETEQNPGLKDICFQDVLIREFGLSLLHKLGTSEEQRVKDKDNVRTKMRCVVLR; the protein is encoded by the exons TGGACAGTGATGCCATTCTTCCAGGGGACAATGATGTCATCCTTCCAGGTGACAGTGATGTCATTCTTCCACTTAGCGGTAAAAGGAAACGAACATCTGTAAATACAGTTTGTGAAACAGCTTCTATGGAGAACATTCCCATAATGGATAAACCTGTAGCTGACGTTTTAAGTGAAGTGCATGAAAGTTCCACagaatattatttaagaaatg TTACAGTTGACTGCTACAGTGACAACAATGGTAAGAGAGTATATGCAAAGTCAGTTTATTGCATGTTCTGCAAGAATGCTTTACAAAGCAAACTGAAACCACACCTAGAAGCATGCCATTCAGATGAAAAAGAGGTGAAGGAATTCCGGTGTTTACCACTGCATTCAGTAGAAAGGAAAATGGCTCTTAAGAAGATACTGAATGAAGGAAATTTCCTACATAATTGCGAG GTCCTTAAAGCTGGAAAAGGTACAATGATAGTAAGCAGAAGACCTAATGTGAAAACTGGGAAGGTAGATGCAAGCAAATTTCTTCCATGCGAATATTGCCTCGCATTTTTAGAAGAAAAGTGGCTATGGTTGCATGCAAAATCATGCTATTTTAGACCTGGCAATGTTGTCacagaaaaaaattacaaaagaaacTCTAAAATGATTATAGAACCTTTCATATTGAGAAGtcatgaagaagaagaagaaatagatAGTCTCATATCAAAAATGAAGGAAACAGAACAAAATCCTGGCTTGAAAGATATTTGTTTTCAAGATGTCTTGATTAGAGAGTTTGGATTATCTTTATTACATAAGCTAGGTACATCTGAAGAACAAAGAGTGAAAGATAAAGATAATGTGCGCACAAAGATGAGATGTGTAGTTCTGAGA
- the LOC123554731 gene encoding uncharacterized protein LOC123554731 encodes MAVDNENKMKKGEAKDFLHHFAAHWNSQVSCVANRTMKLRAINKTIELPRTDDIISLKQYLVAEIQSAMKNRKPEYKEYVKTAQMVLVRIVIFNKRRISEVAELKVEDFGKRIQGDAADGNEEILSSLDIAEKTLCNRMQLVEVRGKSTRSLRKVFVLLTTDMVEGLQYLLCTRIYAGVNPSNLFLFGNTSIATLDGCEAMRICTSACPGHVRPDLIRTRLLRRYMATTCQVMDMSGDELKLVADHMGHSLEIHTNIYKTQNSILERTKVAKALIAMENGELGRFRGRMLESIDID; translated from the exons ATGGCTGTAGACAAtgagaataaaatgaaaaagggaGAAGCAAAAGACTTCCTTCATCATTTTGCAGCACATTGGAATTCGCAAGTGTCTTGTGTTGCAAACAGGACAATGAAACTGAGAGCTATCAATAAGACAATTGAACTACCAAGGACTGATGACATAATTTCATTGAAACAATACCTAGTAGCAGAAATACAAAGTGCAATGAAGAACAGAAAGCCAGAATATAAGGAGTATGTTAAAACAGCTCAAATGGTGCTAGTAAGAATTGTCATTTTTAACAAGCGCAGGATCTCAGAAGTGGCAGAACTAAAGGTTGAGGACTTTGGAAAAAGAATACAGGGAGACGCTGCTGATGGAAACGAAGAAATTTTATCTTCATTAGATATAGCAGAGAAGACTTTGTGTAACAG AATGCAGCTAGTGGAAGTCCGAGGAAAAAGTACTAGAAGTCTTAGGAAAGTGTTCGTTTTGCTGACTACAGATATGGTAGAAGGTCTGCAGTATTTACTCTGTACAAGGATTTATGCAGGAGTTAACCCATCAAACTTGTTCCTGTTTGGAAACACTAGCATTGCAACTCTTGATGGATGTGAAGCAATGCGAATATGTACATCTGCATGTCCTGGACATGTGAGACCAGATCTTATCAGAACACGCCTCCTGCGCAGATATATGGCAACAACGTGTCAG GTAATGGATATGAGTGGAGATGAGCTGAAACTTGTGGCTGACCATATGGGTCATTCTCTGGAAatacatacaaatatttataagACACAAAATTCCATATTGGAAAGAACAAAGGTAGCAAAAGCACTAATTGCTATGGAGAATGGTGAATTAGGGAGATTCAGAGGAAGAATGTTGGAATCCATAGATATTGATG